The window GCGGCGGTGGTCGGTGGCGTGCGGGCCTTCGATGCCGATGTCGTAATCCTGCAGGAGGTGTCGGAAACGACACTGCCGGTTTTTGAAATGCTGTCGTCCGGTTATGACGTTGCCGAACTCTGCGCTTTCGGAACGGTCGGGGGTGTCGCGGTCCTTTCCCGGCTGCCACTGGCGGGGCCAGCCTTGTGCGAGCGGGGGCAGGGGTTCCTGTTGGTGCCGCTGCAAACTTCGGCCGGCCCATTCAGTTTTGGCAGTGCGCATCTGCCTTGGCCCTGGCCGCACCAGCAGGCACGACAGGCGGCGAAGGTCGCTGGTGTTGTGGCCGGGCAAGAGGGCCGGATGATCATCGCTGGCGATTTCAACATGGTACCGTGGGGCGCAAGCGTGCAGAGGATCGCCCGTGCCAGCCGGACGCGGGTGGTACCGGGGCTGCGGCTGAGTTTTCGCCGGCCTGACCTCTGGCCTGGCTTGCCGCTGGATCACGTGCTGGTGCCCGAGGGTGTCCGGGCGCGTTCGCAGCTGCTGGGTGCGTTTGGCTCGGATCATCTGGCGGTGGGAACCGAGTTGGAATTGCGATGATGACGTGCCTGTGCTTCGGTACCGTTGGTCTGTCAGCACGGAGAATGGGTCAATGACCGAGGCCGCCATCGAACCGCCGGGCAAGGCGCTGGCACTCGTTTCCTATGCGCGGGCAATGTCTCTGGGCGAGGACGTGGACACGGCGTCGCTACGGGCGCTGGTGAATGAAGTCTGCACGTCGCGCCGGGAACGGCAGATCCTGCTGTCACGTATCGCCGAGGCGAACACGCGGGAGATCGGTTACGCGGTGGCGGACCTGCTGGCCGAGAGAGTGGCGCGTTTGCGAGAGGCGG of the Algicella marina genome contains:
- a CDS encoding endonuclease/exonuclease/phosphatase family protein, which codes for MRQGAGAGMITGLRRLALLLAIGGTCAVLAGMGGWLHPAGDSLAAFRVQLLMGLVALSGIGVLLRARAAVAVAMAAALVAVAASWVTWWPMEVPQSVDLRLYSQNLRFTNAEAAAVVGGVRAFDADVVILQEVSETTLPVFEMLSSGYDVAELCAFGTVGGVAVLSRLPLAGPALCERGQGFLLVPLQTSAGPFSFGSAHLPWPWPHQQARQAAKVAGVVAGQEGRMIIAGDFNMVPWGASVQRIARASRTRVVPGLRLSFRRPDLWPGLPLDHVLVPEGVRARSQLLGAFGSDHLAVGTELELR